The Xanthomonas sp. DAR 34887 genome has a segment encoding these proteins:
- a CDS encoding TrbC/VirB2 family protein, whose amino-acid sequence MKRANFNTSEARNAVKAFLKAAVFVAALTAPTAFASGTFGGTDTKTCEFFTNIMGLLNIASIAVVTIAVIFAGYQIGFAHKRIGDVAPLLIGGVLIGAAGQIARMLLGSKAGGTCSAVDAYISHALPYLNV is encoded by the coding sequence ATGAAGCGCGCTAATTTCAATACTTCTGAAGCTCGCAACGCTGTCAAAGCGTTCCTCAAGGCTGCGGTTTTTGTCGCCGCGCTGACGGCGCCCACCGCCTTCGCTAGCGGTACCTTTGGTGGAACGGATACCAAGACTTGTGAATTTTTCACAAACATAATGGGGCTGTTGAATATTGCATCGATTGCGGTCGTGACCATCGCCGTGATTTTCGCCGGTTACCAAATCGGATTCGCTCACAAGCGAATTGGCGACGTTGCGCCGCTTCTCATTGGTGGCGTTTTGATTGGTGCCGCAGGCCAGATCGCTCGCATGCTGCTGGGCAGCAAGGCCGGCGGCACTTGCTCTGCGGTTGACGCCTACATCTCGCATGCATTGCCATATTTGAACGTCTGA
- a CDS encoding type IV secretion system protein VirB3 has translation MKKNVVFRGCTRPAMLLGVPYVPFFIGAGGTLVFSMYTNMLYMFFIPVIILILRQMARRDEMIFRLLGLRWQFKFRARNIRFNSGKWVFTPNSYRKSPPPR, from the coding sequence ATGAAAAAGAACGTTGTGTTTCGCGGCTGTACGCGCCCTGCGATGCTTCTCGGGGTCCCTTATGTTCCTTTTTTTATAGGGGCGGGCGGAACGTTGGTTTTTTCTATGTATACAAATATGTTGTACATGTTTTTCATTCCAGTCATCATTTTAATTTTGCGACAGATGGCTAGGCGTGACGAGATGATATTTCGTCTGCTGGGCTTGCGCTGGCAATTCAAGTTCAGGGCCAGAAATATTCGGTTCAATTCAGGGAAGTGGGTTTTCACACCCAACAGCTACCGGAAATCCCCACCTCCACGATAA
- a CDS encoding TrbI/VirB10 family protein produces MSQNNPPENNQNRPDADGRDDDYRNQPSQHEAQNPYYARAQAQTVPDLDASAPELRSVEDRRLNRKALFFLAAIVLVLVVLAFFLYQNAINRNATEVKKEPTTAISAPSLPKMADVPPPVEQQQAAPPIDLAPPLPPQDPTTYSAPVRQERERPAGPTLAERRMASAGGASPQASGNGEMTAEQYSNSLLGGLAPAQGQGDQVGGDAGASAQKISNAQFIRHPDALLVRGTYLRCILETRVITDLAGFTSCLITEPVYSINGRTLLLPKGSKIYGSYGGAPTGKRVAVVWDRITTPTGIDVAMSSPGTDNLGGAGHPGQYNAHWGARISSALMISLLSDAFKYAAAEYGPETTTVSTSGVEVQSPYESATARTMERIANEAVSENMKRPPTVTINQGSLINVYVAKDVDFTNVLPRK; encoded by the coding sequence ATGAGCCAGAATAATCCTCCTGAAAACAATCAAAATCGTCCTGATGCTGATGGCCGCGATGATGATTATCGCAACCAGCCCTCTCAGCACGAGGCGCAAAATCCTTATTATGCGCGGGCGCAAGCTCAAACCGTTCCAGATCTCGATGCTTCCGCACCAGAGCTACGCTCAGTAGAGGATCGGCGCCTCAATCGAAAGGCTCTGTTCTTTCTGGCCGCGATTGTTTTGGTGCTGGTGGTGCTGGCATTTTTTCTGTACCAGAACGCAATAAATCGCAATGCCACTGAAGTAAAGAAAGAGCCGACGACGGCTATCTCTGCTCCTAGCCTGCCCAAGATGGCTGATGTACCGCCGCCCGTTGAGCAGCAGCAGGCGGCCCCGCCGATCGACTTGGCGCCGCCGCTTCCGCCTCAGGACCCTACGACGTATTCCGCTCCGGTTCGTCAGGAGCGTGAACGGCCTGCTGGTCCTACGTTGGCTGAGCGCCGCATGGCTTCTGCTGGTGGAGCTTCGCCTCAGGCATCAGGCAATGGGGAGATGACTGCCGAGCAATATTCCAATTCTCTTTTGGGCGGTCTCGCGCCAGCTCAGGGACAGGGCGATCAAGTTGGCGGCGATGCGGGCGCTAGCGCCCAGAAAATTTCCAATGCTCAGTTCATCCGGCACCCTGACGCTCTGTTGGTACGCGGCACGTACCTTCGTTGTATTTTGGAGACTCGTGTAATTACCGATCTGGCTGGTTTTACTTCATGCCTTATAACAGAGCCCGTTTATTCGATTAACGGCCGCACATTGCTGCTTCCTAAGGGATCGAAGATCTATGGGAGCTATGGTGGCGCTCCGACCGGTAAGCGCGTTGCAGTGGTGTGGGACCGGATCACCACACCTACAGGCATAGATGTGGCGATGTCGAGTCCAGGTACCGATAACCTTGGCGGCGCTGGTCACCCTGGCCAGTACAATGCGCATTGGGGCGCGCGCATTTCGTCGGCGCTGATGATCAGCCTGTTGAGCGACGCATTTAAATATGCCGCGGCCGAGTATGGTCCTGAAACTACTACTGTATCCACTTCAGGCGTGGAAGTTCAGTCTCCCTACGAAAGTGCGACTGCTCGAACGATGGAGCGTATAGCCAACGAAGCTGTCTCTGAGAATATGAAGCGTCCACCGACAGTGACCATCAATCAGGGGTCTCTGATCAACGTCTATGTAGCAAAGGACGTTGATTTCACCAACGTGCTGCCGAGAAAATAA
- a CDS encoding DUF4189 domain-containing protein, translating to MKIKIYFYPLIFFVALPVFAQTACPIGVAAGSAACGPTPSQGGAGYSQPPAPTPSGEWIKTWGAVAVAGSTGDVGLAVGKMSKKQAENEALVKCAQNGALDCKQGLSSYRNQCVALAWPNTAGEKYIVSHGPSKDAAAQDASSTCDKSASTGCRVVYSECSEPIFRKY from the coding sequence ATGAAAATTAAAATTTATTTTTATCCTTTGATTTTTTTTGTTGCATTGCCAGTGTTCGCTCAGACCGCTTGCCCAATCGGTGTTGCTGCTGGAAGCGCTGCTTGCGGTCCAACTCCTTCCCAGGGGGGAGCGGGTTACTCGCAACCGCCAGCCCCCACACCGTCAGGGGAATGGATTAAGACTTGGGGGGCCGTAGCCGTTGCTGGTTCTACGGGAGACGTAGGTCTAGCTGTTGGTAAAATGTCTAAAAAGCAAGCGGAAAATGAAGCGCTGGTTAAATGTGCTCAAAATGGAGCGCTTGATTGCAAGCAGGGTCTCTCTTCTTATCGTAACCAATGCGTTGCTCTCGCTTGGCCCAATACAGCCGGTGAAAAGTATATTGTGAGCCATGGTCCTAGTAAGGATGCTGCTGCTCAAGACGCTTCCTCGACATGTGACAAGAGTGCATCTACAGGTTGTAGAGTTGTATATTCTGAGTGCTCAGAGCCTATTTTTAGGAAATACTAA
- a CDS encoding type IV secretion system protein encodes MKQQSKRGFAKIKSKVLAVSVSACIGLAVVPFNAGATGVPVVDVAAISQSIQNFIAQVKQWGSEYTQYMDQYNLLKQNLVTLQSMISSFGLPSGVDLKPVSESYGIERCGSGLSLNIGSITSMLGGSGGAFESSSPREQQKQLCVAIQYMKNKRYNYVIEFLQKTVPGIQSDLNKILQQRNSSQNPGIVQGSQFSVSDTNARMSVAFEEVNTRLKGYDTYIAALEDNQRAVTQEMLRGKQSLFGTVVKTAILAEALGD; translated from the coding sequence ATGAAACAACAGTCTAAGCGCGGTTTTGCCAAGATCAAGTCCAAGGTGCTTGCGGTTTCCGTCTCCGCTTGCATTGGCCTGGCCGTGGTGCCGTTCAACGCTGGTGCCACTGGCGTCCCTGTCGTTGACGTCGCGGCCATCAGCCAAAGCATCCAGAATTTTATTGCGCAGGTGAAGCAGTGGGGCTCCGAATACACGCAGTATATGGATCAATACAACCTGCTGAAGCAGAATCTTGTGACGTTGCAGTCAATGATCAGTAGTTTCGGGCTGCCAAGCGGCGTCGATCTAAAGCCTGTCAGCGAAAGCTACGGTATCGAACGTTGCGGCTCGGGTTTGAGTCTGAATATCGGTTCCATCACCAGCATGCTTGGTGGATCTGGTGGCGCGTTCGAAAGCAGCAGCCCACGCGAGCAACAGAAGCAATTGTGTGTTGCAATTCAATATATGAAAAACAAGCGTTATAACTACGTAATCGAATTTCTGCAGAAGACTGTCCCCGGCATTCAAAGCGATCTGAACAAAATTTTGCAGCAAAGAAACAGCAGTCAGAATCCTGGCATTGTTCAAGGGTCTCAGTTCTCTGTTAGCGATACTAATGCGCGGATGTCGGTAGCGTTTGAAGAGGTCAATACCCGACTCAAGGGTTACGACACGTACATTGCAGCGCTTGAAGACAACCAACGTGCTGTTACCCAGGAGATGTTGCGTGGCAAGCAGAGCCTTTTTGGGACTGTGGTTAAAACCGCTATTCTTGCCGAAGCTCTGGGCGACTGA
- a CDS encoding virB8 family protein: protein MFRKKDSSSEKLDQVVAKGVSYELTIADLAQRSQRRAWTVATISLAVSVMLAGGYYYMLPLKEKVPYIVMADAYTGTATVARLQGDFYNQQITSSEAINRSNVAQYVTARESYDSEIMSLRDWNLVFIMSTPAVGAGHRQLYMENNPDSPYVKYGKGRAIRVKILSITPLGMRPNGGFRGAAVRIQRSLYEKSTGVSTFLDNKLVTMAFTYNDNLKMDEQDRLQNPLGFQVTEYRVDNDYDKAIPTIENRAAGAPAAAAPPGVSPSAAAPQSAPAIGTEVPAASANGTAPAEGISIGNDGAQRQ, encoded by the coding sequence ATGTTCCGTAAGAAAGATTCTAGCAGTGAAAAACTGGACCAAGTGGTCGCGAAAGGAGTCAGCTACGAGCTGACCATCGCGGATCTGGCGCAGCGCAGCCAGCGCCGTGCTTGGACGGTTGCGACAATTTCATTGGCCGTATCAGTCATGTTGGCGGGTGGCTACTACTACATGTTGCCATTGAAGGAGAAGGTGCCATATATCGTCATGGCCGATGCCTATACCGGCACCGCTACGGTCGCACGACTGCAAGGAGATTTTTACAACCAGCAGATCACTTCGAGCGAAGCAATCAATCGAAGCAACGTGGCGCAATACGTGACCGCGCGTGAATCTTACGATTCTGAAATAATGTCGCTGCGGGATTGGAACCTGGTTTTCATTATGTCTACACCCGCGGTCGGGGCTGGACATAGGCAGCTTTATATGGAGAACAACCCAGACAGTCCATATGTGAAATATGGGAAAGGCCGGGCGATACGAGTAAAGATCCTTAGTATCACCCCATTGGGGATGCGTCCTAACGGTGGTTTCCGCGGCGCGGCGGTGAGAATACAACGTAGTCTTTATGAAAAAAGCACGGGCGTCTCGACATTTTTGGATAACAAATTGGTTACGATGGCATTTACCTATAACGACAATCTGAAGATGGACGAGCAAGATCGTCTGCAAAATCCTCTGGGTTTCCAGGTGACAGAGTACCGTGTAGACAACGATTACGATAAGGCAATTCCGACCATTGAAAATCGTGCCGCTGGTGCGCCGGCAGCTGCTGCGCCGCCTGGCGTCAGTCCCTCTGCTGCCGCACCTCAATCTGCTCCAGCTATCGGTACCGAAGTCCCTGCTGCATCTGCGAACGGAACGGCGCCAGCAGAGGGAATCTCTATTGGAAATGACGGAGCACAAAGGCAATGA
- a CDS encoding TrbG/VirB9 family P-type conjugative transfer protein, with the protein MKHRQKLGLRLLLMVMSICMVGTAAAQAVDYYDYKADQIYQVRAGLGITTQIELNPNEKILDYSTGFTSGWELTRRDNVFYLKPKNVDVDTNMMVRTETHSYIFELKVVATDWRQLEQARRAGVQYKIVFNYPSDTQFSTAQSEAKEEAKPLLSTELAKDRKYYFDYSYSTRSRLAWLVPVSVYDDGRFTYLKLTDSSEFQTGNFPAVFGREKEHGEDFVVNTTVEGNMLVVHGTYPYLVIRHGNNVVGLRRNVKK; encoded by the coding sequence ATGAAGCATAGGCAAAAGCTGGGGCTGCGACTGTTGTTGATGGTCATGTCGATCTGCATGGTCGGCACTGCGGCTGCGCAAGCGGTCGACTATTATGATTACAAGGCCGATCAAATCTACCAGGTTCGTGCTGGCCTCGGCATTACCACGCAAATCGAACTCAATCCAAATGAAAAAATTTTGGATTACAGCACTGGCTTCACCAGTGGCTGGGAATTGACTCGGCGTGACAATGTTTTCTATCTAAAGCCAAAGAATGTCGACGTCGATACCAATATGATGGTTCGGACGGAGACGCACTCTTACATTTTCGAACTCAAGGTCGTCGCCACCGACTGGCGGCAGCTGGAACAAGCTCGCCGGGCGGGTGTTCAGTATAAGATCGTCTTTAATTATCCCAGCGATACCCAGTTTTCTACCGCTCAAAGTGAAGCTAAAGAAGAGGCGAAGCCTCTGCTCAGTACTGAGTTGGCCAAAGACAGAAAGTATTACTTCGATTATTCGTATTCTACCCGTAGCCGCTTGGCCTGGCTTGTGCCGGTCAGCGTCTATGACGATGGGCGCTTTACCTATCTGAAGTTGACGGACTCCTCCGAGTTTCAAACCGGGAATTTCCCGGCGGTTTTCGGACGTGAGAAAGAGCATGGCGAGGATTTTGTCGTCAACACCACGGTTGAAGGAAATATGCTTGTTGTTCACGGCACCTATCCTTACTTGGTCATTAGGCATGGAAACAATGTTGTTGGTCTGCGGAGGAATGTGAAAAAATGA
- the virB11 gene encoding P-type DNA transfer ATPase VirB11, protein MDAEVSPLSSASSDFLDYQYSVLGIQEFMTSPDVTEICINRPGEVYLETRKGWQQIEVPGLTFERARQFCTAVVNESNTGQRITDADPVVSLTFPTGQRAQFVIPPACDVGKVSITIRLPSKHTKTLSQYQEDGFFNQILEHTGEISQHDKELLMLRQCRNYAEFFRQAVLYKKNIVVSGATGSGKTTFMKSLVNHIPASERLVTIEDARELFISQPNVVHLLYSKGGQSTSNVTAKSCMEACLRMKPDRIILAELRGDEAFYFIRNCASGHPGSITSCHAGSPDQTWDQLALMVKASAEGSGLEFNVIKRLLMMTIDVVVHIKAHEGNRYITGIDFNPERSFQ, encoded by the coding sequence GTGGACGCTGAAGTCTCGCCATTGTCTAGCGCATCTAGCGATTTCCTGGATTACCAGTACAGCGTACTGGGAATCCAGGAATTCATGACTTCGCCTGACGTGACCGAAATCTGTATCAATCGGCCCGGCGAGGTCTACCTGGAGACGCGCAAGGGATGGCAGCAGATAGAGGTGCCGGGATTGACGTTCGAACGTGCGCGTCAATTTTGTACGGCAGTCGTCAACGAAAGTAATACTGGGCAACGAATCACGGATGCCGATCCAGTGGTTTCGTTGACGTTCCCCACGGGGCAGCGAGCGCAATTCGTGATACCTCCGGCCTGCGATGTAGGCAAGGTGTCAATTACGATTCGGCTGCCTTCAAAGCATACAAAAACACTGTCCCAATACCAGGAAGACGGCTTCTTCAATCAAATATTGGAGCATACCGGGGAAATAAGCCAGCATGACAAGGAGCTTCTCATGCTCCGTCAGTGCCGAAACTATGCTGAATTTTTTAGGCAGGCGGTGCTGTATAAAAAGAACATCGTTGTTTCCGGAGCAACCGGCAGCGGTAAAACGACGTTCATGAAGTCGCTGGTGAACCATATTCCCGCAAGTGAACGTCTTGTGACCATTGAGGATGCGCGAGAGTTATTTATTTCGCAACCCAATGTAGTGCACTTGCTCTATTCCAAAGGTGGACAAAGTACCAGCAACGTGACCGCGAAGAGCTGCATGGAGGCATGCTTACGGATGAAGCCAGACAGGATCATTTTGGCCGAACTTCGTGGCGATGAAGCATTTTATTTCATTCGTAACTGTGCATCAGGTCACCCGGGGTCGATCACCAGCTGTCATGCCGGTAGCCCTGATCAGACATGGGACCAGCTAGCGTTAATGGTTAAGGCATCTGCAGAGGGCTCTGGCTTGGAGTTCAACGTTATCAAGCGCCTATTGATGATGACAATCGATGTGGTCGTTCATATCAAAGCCCACGAAGGGAATCGTTACATCACCGGAATTGATTTCAATCCAGAGAGGAGCTTTCAATGA
- a CDS encoding type IV secretion system protein codes for MNSLHIQVFNPYPAVSSVGDFIFYRQIMSYLTTRISDFETALLGRFTLWVSGVAMIVLTVWIMIQGFNMLTGRSRDSMAAFIVTMCKNALIVTAAASIGMTSPYIQKFVNDDVKREIAYAITGENKTPEDQVDESLGWMQVALSSIDVLDVVHDATLDSQKSRAMWMVGVGTGGPAVVAGSMMLLYRIAMALFVGFGPLFILCLLFEQTKSLFQRWLFYGIGTFFSMSVLAVMTSIALDMVAKVATAFWGASLVGALIGEDFNSGISSQALQQGGMGLILTTLILTAPPMAAMFFQGTLGGFTPYAAMGAATASSSPGPQGQPPGTYVPQQYVPQQVGRDVTAPSQVGSVQISTPRLNTGVASTDTRPQTGERGNAV; via the coding sequence ATGAACTCCCTGCATATCCAGGTGTTCAATCCCTATCCTGCGGTGTCTTCGGTCGGCGATTTTATTTTCTATCGCCAGATCATGTCTTATTTGACGACGCGGATTTCCGACTTCGAAACCGCCCTGTTGGGTAGGTTTACGCTTTGGGTGTCGGGGGTCGCCATGATCGTGCTGACCGTCTGGATCATGATCCAAGGCTTCAATATGCTTACCGGACGTAGCCGCGACTCGATGGCTGCGTTTATCGTCACAATGTGCAAGAACGCGTTGATCGTGACCGCGGCCGCTTCGATCGGCATGACCAGCCCATACATTCAAAAGTTCGTCAACGACGACGTGAAGCGTGAGATCGCGTATGCGATCACCGGCGAAAACAAGACCCCGGAAGATCAGGTCGACGAAAGCCTGGGCTGGATGCAGGTCGCTTTGTCGAGTATCGACGTGCTGGACGTAGTGCATGATGCGACACTGGATTCGCAAAAGTCGCGAGCGATGTGGATGGTTGGCGTCGGTACCGGAGGACCCGCAGTAGTGGCTGGTTCGATGATGCTGTTGTACCGCATCGCGATGGCGCTGTTCGTCGGTTTTGGTCCGCTTTTCATCTTGTGCCTGTTATTCGAGCAAACAAAGTCTTTGTTCCAGCGATGGTTGTTCTATGGTATCGGCACGTTCTTTTCAATGTCGGTATTGGCTGTCATGACCTCGATTGCGTTGGATATGGTGGCGAAGGTGGCGACCGCGTTTTGGGGTGCATCACTTGTAGGCGCGCTGATTGGCGAGGATTTCAACTCCGGCATCAGCAGCCAAGCGCTGCAGCAAGGAGGAATGGGTTTGATCCTGACCACCTTGATTTTGACGGCGCCTCCGATGGCGGCGATGTTCTTCCAAGGAACGTTGGGCGGCTTCACTCCGTACGCGGCGATGGGCGCGGCTACTGCGTCGAGCAGCCCAGGTCCGCAAGGCCAGCCGCCAGGAACTTATGTACCACAACAATATGTACCACAGCAGGTTGGTCGTGATGTGACCGCCCCAAGTCAGGTTGGAAGCGTTCAGATCAGCACGCCTAGGTTGAATACTGGCGTTGCGTCGACTGATACTCGACCACAAACCGGTGAACGTGGCAATGCTGTGTGA
- a CDS encoding VirB4 family type IV secretion/conjugal transfer ATPase, translating to MFNPDTSISEFVPLSSHVSTHVVKTTGGDFLITWHLEGLPFVGRDEWELEHRHNTFNRLLQTLRAPDFVNVAFWTHDVRRRRKITQRGEYNNVFNRQLSEQYFGMLSSQRLMQNELYLTMIYRPLVSGKRFAEKSSDVKRLKAEQDQAVSKLLELAGNVEAVIRDYAPYRLGIYEAKNGVVFSETLEFFAYLINRIDEPVPVLSAPVNEYLPVSRHMFSAKSGDYVINTPNGVNHFGAILNIKEYAEGTYPGILNGLKYLDFEYVITHSFSPIGRQDALRVLDRTKGMMISSGDKAVSQIIELDMAMDQIASGNFVLGEYHFTIAVYADSQDTLTQNIASTRAELSNGGFVTAKEDLAVASSFYSQLPGNWRYRTRIANVSSLNFLGLSPLHNFATGKRTNNPWGDCVTTLQTTNGQPYFFNFHATHPSENSLGEKAIANTMVIGKSGTGKTALINFLLSQVQKYDPAPTIFFFDKDRGAEIFVRACGGNYLALDNGMPTGFNPFQCERNESNVQFLADLIKVLAGKREYSSRDEEDIFRAVENMLDTPMHLRNMTNFQKSLPNMGDDGLFARMRRWTAGNSLGWVFDNPVDTIDLSRANIIGFDYTDVIDNPEVRIPVINYLLHRLESLIDGRPLIYVMDEFWKILDGGGALKEFAKNKQKTIRKQNGLGIFATQSPEDALKSDISAALIEQTATLILLPNPNADREDYIEGLKLTEAEYQVVISLDERSRCFLVKQGHASSVCQLNLRGMDDALAVISASTDNIEIMHEVVSSAASRLRVPVNDVPPEEWLQEFYNNRKGSGKSKPSSRSSSATAVSTR from the coding sequence ATGTTCAACCCGGATACTTCCATCAGCGAATTCGTGCCATTGTCGTCCCATGTTTCGACCCATGTGGTCAAGACAACGGGGGGCGACTTTCTCATTACTTGGCACCTGGAAGGATTGCCGTTCGTGGGAAGAGACGAATGGGAGCTCGAACATCGCCATAATACGTTTAATCGGCTGCTGCAGACGCTACGAGCGCCTGATTTTGTAAATGTTGCTTTTTGGACGCACGATGTTCGCCGCCGCAGGAAAATCACCCAGCGAGGTGAATACAACAACGTATTCAACAGACAGTTGTCGGAGCAATACTTCGGGATGCTGTCTTCTCAACGTCTGATGCAAAACGAATTGTATCTCACCATGATTTATCGCCCGCTGGTGAGCGGCAAGAGGTTTGCCGAAAAGTCTTCGGATGTCAAACGGTTGAAGGCGGAGCAAGATCAGGCTGTTTCTAAGCTGCTTGAGCTGGCGGGCAACGTGGAAGCAGTAATTCGCGATTACGCGCCTTATCGGCTTGGAATCTACGAGGCAAAAAACGGCGTTGTGTTCTCCGAAACATTGGAGTTCTTTGCTTATCTCATCAACAGAATCGATGAGCCCGTGCCGGTATTGTCCGCGCCGGTAAATGAGTATTTGCCGGTAAGTCGGCATATGTTCTCCGCCAAGAGCGGTGATTACGTAATAAATACCCCGAATGGCGTTAATCACTTCGGTGCGATTCTGAATATCAAGGAGTACGCGGAAGGCACGTACCCTGGAATTTTGAATGGGCTGAAGTATCTGGATTTTGAATACGTCATTACCCATTCTTTCAGCCCGATTGGACGGCAGGATGCCTTGCGTGTTTTGGATCGTACCAAGGGTATGATGATTTCGTCCGGCGACAAAGCTGTGAGCCAGATCATCGAGCTAGACATGGCGATGGATCAGATCGCATCCGGCAATTTCGTTCTGGGCGAGTATCACTTCACAATAGCCGTCTATGCAGACAGTCAGGACACACTAACCCAAAATATCGCCTCGACACGGGCGGAGCTGTCTAACGGTGGTTTCGTGACCGCCAAGGAAGATCTTGCAGTCGCCTCTTCTTTCTATTCCCAATTGCCCGGAAATTGGCGTTATCGCACGCGAATTGCCAACGTAAGTTCGCTGAATTTTCTTGGCCTCTCTCCGCTGCACAATTTTGCCACGGGTAAGCGCACGAACAACCCCTGGGGAGACTGCGTTACGACTCTGCAGACTACCAATGGTCAGCCATACTTCTTCAATTTTCATGCTACTCATCCTAGCGAGAATTCGCTTGGTGAAAAGGCTATTGCCAATACCATGGTGATTGGTAAGTCTGGTACGGGTAAGACGGCGCTTATTAATTTTTTGCTTAGCCAGGTGCAGAAGTATGATCCTGCGCCAACTATCTTCTTCTTCGACAAGGATCGCGGCGCTGAGATTTTTGTACGCGCCTGTGGTGGCAATTACCTGGCGCTGGATAATGGTATGCCCACTGGCTTCAATCCATTCCAGTGCGAGCGAAACGAAAGTAATGTCCAGTTCCTTGCCGACCTCATCAAGGTTTTGGCTGGCAAGCGTGAATATAGTTCCCGTGACGAGGAAGATATTTTCCGCGCCGTCGAGAATATGCTCGACACGCCCATGCATTTGCGAAACATGACCAACTTCCAGAAGAGTTTGCCCAATATGGGGGATGATGGTCTATTTGCGCGTATGCGGCGTTGGACCGCGGGTAACTCGTTGGGCTGGGTGTTTGATAATCCCGTGGATACGATCGATTTGTCGCGGGCGAACATCATTGGGTTCGACTACACGGATGTTATCGATAATCCGGAAGTGCGTATTCCTGTGATCAATTATCTTTTGCACAGGCTTGAGTCGCTGATTGACGGACGGCCATTGATTTATGTAATGGATGAGTTTTGGAAGATCCTCGATGGCGGTGGCGCCCTGAAGGAATTCGCCAAGAACAAGCAGAAGACCATTCGTAAGCAAAACGGGCTAGGTATCTTCGCTACGCAGAGTCCCGAGGATGCGCTGAAGAGCGACATCTCCGCGGCGCTGATCGAGCAGACCGCAACCCTGATCTTGCTGCCGAATCCGAATGCGGATCGCGAAGACTACATCGAGGGTCTTAAGCTGACCGAAGCTGAATATCAAGTCGTGATCAGTCTCGATGAGCGGTCGCGTTGTTTCCTAGTCAAGCAAGGTCATGCGTCGAGCGTCTGTCAGTTGAATCTGCGCGGTATGGACGATGCACTCGCTGTAATTTCCGCTTCGACCGATAATATCGAAATCATGCACGAGGTTGTCAGTTCCGCGGCATCACGGTTGCGAGTCCCCGTGAACGATGTGCCGCCTGAGGAATGGTTACAGGAGTTTTATAACAATCGTAAGGGTTCAGGGAAGAGTAAGCCGAGTAGTCGCTCTTCGAGCGCTACAGCGGTTAGCACACGTTAG
- a CDS encoding lytic transglycosylase domain-containing protein, with protein sequence MLPGFEMLACGDMATPMSVMQHVVHVESSYNPYAIGVVGGRLVRQPQNLAEALSTVQMLEDKGYNFSVGLAQVNRYNLTKYGLQTYEQAFQQCPNLKAGSAILSECYRRSGNDWGKAFSCYYSGNFVTGFRHGYVQKIYNSIARNTAQNGVAPIPLAGANVVRPGKAVTTIAPNRALSRVVGDKSAEIDAPPDPAQVFAAQKQSVAPALTQLSSSENSHSTGAEATNGSVDAKSAGTRNGLGAVGGAAGGEEVAILMGSTQAPVMLGAASAKPVAQPSAPVVTPSQKPAVIRGDAAFVF encoded by the coding sequence ATGCTTCCAGGATTTGAAATGCTTGCATGCGGTGACATGGCGACGCCGATGTCGGTGATGCAACATGTCGTACACGTGGAGTCGTCCTATAATCCATACGCCATAGGCGTAGTGGGCGGACGGCTTGTACGTCAACCCCAGAATCTTGCAGAGGCTCTTTCCACCGTTCAGATGCTGGAAGACAAAGGCTACAACTTCTCGGTGGGCCTTGCCCAGGTCAATCGTTACAACCTTACCAAATATGGTTTGCAGACGTACGAACAGGCATTCCAGCAATGCCCTAACCTGAAGGCGGGTTCGGCGATCCTTTCCGAATGCTATCGGCGTTCGGGAAATGACTGGGGTAAAGCGTTCAGTTGCTACTATTCCGGTAACTTTGTGACGGGCTTTCGTCATGGTTACGTGCAGAAAATATACAATTCGATTGCCAGAAACACCGCGCAGAATGGTGTTGCGCCAATTCCTTTGGCGGGCGCGAACGTGGTCCGGCCTGGCAAAGCAGTGACAACAATCGCTCCTAATCGCGCCTTGTCGCGTGTGGTAGGTGATAAGTCCGCCGAAATTGATGCGCCGCCTGATCCTGCGCAGGTTTTTGCAGCACAGAAGCAGTCTGTGGCTCCAGCGCTGACGCAGCTTTCGAGTAGTGAGAATTCCCATTCAACGGGCGCCGAGGCCACCAATGGGAGCGTTGACGCCAAGTCAGCGGGCACGCGAAATGGCTTGGGAGCAGTGGGCGGTGCGGCCGGAGGCGAGGAAGTGGCTATACTCATGGGGTCTACTCAAGCTCCCGTCATGCTGGGGGCGGCTTCTGCTAAACCAGTCGCACAGCCATCAGCTCCGGTTGTCACACCGTCCCAAAAGCCAGCCGTAATCAGGGGGGATGCAGCGTTTGTTTTCTAG